CAATGATGCTCATGGCTTCCTTAATCGACTTGCCCTTTATGCCGGCCGGGTCATCTTTGGGGCCTATGATGACGAAGTCGTTGTACATAACCTGCTTGCGATCGACTCCGTATCCCCCTTTCATGTATTCCTCCTCCGACTCGGGATCGTGGACGAAAAGTATGTCTACGTCACAGTTTCTACCCAGCGCAAGAGCGTTGCCAGTGCCTACGGCTACCCATTGAAGCTCTATGCCGGTATCCTGCTTAAATAGCGGCGCCAGATAATCCAAAAGTCCCGTATTGTCCGTACTGGTAGTGGTAGCCATGCGCAGAACCGGAGTTTCCGCCGCAGCGCAAGCAGCAAAGACGGCGATAAATGCCAAGACCAATGACGCCCTCTTGAAAAATCTGCCCATCTTGCATACCTCCTCCTTAAGTTTAATTTTGTTGGGGGGTGAGGGGCTCTTGCGAGCCCCTCCGTGCCGTGATGGAGCTACAGAAAAACCTAAAGGCCACCTTCCCCCGCACGGAAGATGGCCTTCAACTTTCTCCTCCTTTCCAATGCGGGAGGCGTCTCCGTTTCCGAAGATGCCCTGACGGCCCGCCGCCATAGGATAAAATCCCTTAGGCAAAACGGGCTCGGAGGTGATCTTAGAGTAAATTTATCACAAAGAACTATGCGGAGTCAAGCGCCCTACAGCAGACTTTCTGCGCGCAAGGCCTCCTCTATTGCTTCCGGATTGTAGCCAACTATGAAACGGTCGCCTATTTCGACCACTGGCACACCCATTTGATGGGTCCTCCTAACCATTTCCATGGCCGCGGCGCGATCTGTGCTTACGTCGACCTCTTCAAATTCTACACCAAGTTCGCCTAAATACTTCTTTACCCTGTCGCACCATGGACAGGTAGGTGTGCTATATACCTTAACTGTCATCAAAAACCCTCCTTCTATTCGCGCATGCGTTAAAATTTAGCTTCCTGTCGTTCGCTGCCAAGTATAACACATACCCATATATGGTATCAAGGGCTCACCAAGTGGTCAAAATATAGATCCATAAGGGAAGCGTAATTAAAGACAACATGCTACTTACCATGATGACCTCTGCCGTATACTGGGCATCCATGTCCATACCTTTAGCTACCACAAAGGCATTTGCCGCTATCGGCATGGCAGAGACCAATACGGTCGTTCGCTCAAGCACCGGATCGACGGGCCAGATGCAAAAGAGCACCCAGGTGAGCGCAGGCTGTAAAAATAATTTTACCACGGCATCCCTCCACGTAGCAGATAAAGAAGAGAGGAAGGCCTCCGGCCTCAATGTAGCTCCGAGGCAAAGGAGGGCCAGGCCAG
Above is a window of Acetomicrobium sp. S15 = DSM 107314 DNA encoding:
- a CDS encoding glutaredoxin family protein, coding for MTVKVYSTPTCPWCDRVKKYLGELGVEFEEVDVSTDRAAAMEMVRRTHQMGVPVVEIGDRFIVGYNPEAIEEALRAESLL